GGTGCCAGTAGCAATAGAAGAGCAAATGAGATTTGCTATTAGAGAAGGTGGAAGAACTGTTGGTGCTGGTGTTGTTACTGAAATTATTGAGTAAGGAGAGGTAATTAAATGGCTAGAGAAATAATAACTTTAGTTTGTACAGAATGTAAAAGAAAAAACTATACAACAACTAAAAATAAAAGAAAGCATCCAGATAGATTAGAGCTTAGAAAGTATTGTAGATTTTGTAGAAAGCATACAATCCATAGAGAAGCTAAATAATAGATTATTGGGGCAATAGCTCAATTTGGCAGAGCAGCGGACTCCAAATCCGCAGGTTGGGGGTTCGAGTCCTCCTTGCCCCGTTTAATGGTAAAAAATGGGTATAAATGAAATAATAAAATTTTTAAAAGAAGTTAAAGAAGAATTAAAAAAAGTTACTTGGCCTTCACAGGAACTTGTAAAGAATGCAACTATAGCTGTTATTATCTTTACATTGATAGTTTCTATATATTTATGGATATGGGATATAGTTTTTAGTAGAGTAATAGATTTCCTTTTTAGATGATTTGAGGTGTGAAAATGACAGAAGAGAAAAAAGAAGAAAAAAAAGTAGAAAACAATATAGAAGATAACAAAGAAGAACAAAAAGAAGAAAAGAAATGGTATGCATTATATACTCAATCTAATTTAGAAGTAAGGGCTAAAGAAAACTTATTAAAACAGCTTGAATTAAATAATATGAAGCATCTTGTTGACGAAGTTGTTGTTCCTGCTGAAGAAAAAGTAGTAATAAAAGCTTTAGGAAAAGAAAAATATAAATTATCTTTAAAAGGTGGAAATAGAGAATTAGAAGTAGCAGGGAAAAAAGGAATAACAAAATTTTTAGTAGAAGATGGAAAGGTTAGGGTTTTAGAAAGTGTAGAAGGTGATGAAGCTTGTGTACAGCACAGTCCTATATCTAAGCCTGGCCAAAAAATACAATGTAAAGAAAATAAAACAGAAGCTAGAATTATTTTAGAAAATAAAATTTTCCCTGGTTATCTTTTGATAAAAGCAGAACTTAATGATGATTTAATAGATTTAATAAAGAAAACACCTTATATTATAGGTTTTGTAAGTGCAGGAGGAATGCCTGTTCCTCTTGATGAAAAAGAAGTAAAAAGAGTGTTAGGTCAAATACAAAAAGGCGCTCCTAAAGTTAAAAAACTTTTATATTCTGTTGGAGATAAAGTAAGAGTAATAGAAGGACCATTTATGAATTTTACAGGTGTTGTAGATAAAGTAATACCAGATAAAGAAAAATTAATAGTTTCAATATCAATATTTGGACGTTCCACACCGGTTGAACTTGAGTTCTCCCAGGTGGAAAAGATTTAGTTAAACTCAAGGAGGTGTAATATTTATGGCAAAGAAAGAAGTAGGAAAAATTGAGCTGATGATACCAGCTCAACAAGCATCACCATCACCACCAGTTGGACCAGCACTTGGTCAACATGGTGTAAATATTATGGAATTTGTAAAAGCTTTTAATGCAGCTACTGCTGAATTAAAGCCAGGTACAATTGTTCCAGTTGTTATCACTGTTTATAATGACAGATCTTTCACATTTATTCTAAAAACACCACCAGCATCATATCTTTTAAAAGAAGCTGCAAAAATAAAGAAAGGTGCAGGAGATCCTAAAAGAGAAAAAGTAGGTAAAGTTACAAAACAACAGATAAGAGAGATAGCAGAACTTAAATTAAAAGATATGAATACAGAAGATATTGAAGCAGCTATGAAATCTATTGCAGGTACAGCTCGTTCTATGGGAATAGAAGTTGAAGGTATGGAGGCATAAAAGATGGCAAAAAGAGGAAAAAAATACTTAAATGCTTTAAAAGTTATTGATAAAGAAAAAACTTATTCTTTAGAAGAAGCTATTAAAAAGGTAAAAGAAATTGCAGATATAACAAAAAGAAATTTTGATCAAACTGTAGAATTTGTTTTTAGATTAGGTGTTGATCCTAAATATGCAGATCAGATGGTTAGAGGTTCTGTTGTCCTTCCACATGGACTTGGTAAAGAACAAAAAGTATTAGTAATTACTCAAGGTGAAAAAGTAAAAGAAGCTGAAGAAGCTGGAGCAGATTATGTTGGTGGAGAAGATTTAATAAATAAAATATTAAATGAAAACTGGATAGATTTTGATGTTGTTATAGCTACTCCTGATATGATGCCTAAGGTTGCTAAACTTGGTAGAATACTTGGTCCAAGAGGATTAATGCCAAATCCAAAAGTTGGTACAGTAACAACAGATGTTAAGAAAGCAGTATCAGAAGCTAAAAAAGGTAGAGTAGAATTTAAAGTTGATAAAAATGGAAATCTTCATATTCCGATAGGTAAAGTTTCATTTGATAATGAAAAACTTTATGAAAATGCTCTTGCTGTTTATGATGCAGTTTTAAAAGCTAAACCTTCTGGATTAAAAGGACAGTATGTAAGAAATGCAGTAGTTAAAGCTACAATGGATCCTTCTGTTAAAGTAGATGTATTAAATCTACAGAAGGAATTTGAAGCTAAAGCTGCTTAAAATT
The sequence above is drawn from the Hydrogenothermus marinus genome and encodes:
- the nusG gene encoding transcription termination/antitermination protein NusG, producing MTEEKKEEKKVENNIEDNKEEQKEEKKWYALYTQSNLEVRAKENLLKQLELNNMKHLVDEVVVPAEEKVVIKALGKEKYKLSLKGGNRELEVAGKKGITKFLVEDGKVRVLESVEGDEACVQHSPISKPGQKIQCKENKTEARIILENKIFPGYLLIKAELNDDLIDLIKKTPYIIGFVSAGGMPVPLDEKEVKRVLGQIQKGAPKVKKLLYSVGDKVRVIEGPFMNFTGVVDKVIPDKEKLIVSISIFGRSTPVELEFSQVEKI
- the rplA gene encoding 50S ribosomal protein L1; protein product: MAKRGKKYLNALKVIDKEKTYSLEEAIKKVKEIADITKRNFDQTVEFVFRLGVDPKYADQMVRGSVVLPHGLGKEQKVLVITQGEKVKEAEEAGADYVGGEDLINKILNENWIDFDVVIATPDMMPKVAKLGRILGPRGLMPNPKVGTVTTDVKKAVSEAKKGRVEFKVDKNGNLHIPIGKVSFDNEKLYENALAVYDAVLKAKPSGLKGQYVRNAVVKATMDPSVKVDVLNLQKEFEAKAA
- the rplK gene encoding 50S ribosomal protein L11; the encoded protein is MAKKEVGKIELMIPAQQASPSPPVGPALGQHGVNIMEFVKAFNAATAELKPGTIVPVVITVYNDRSFTFILKTPPASYLLKEAAKIKKGAGDPKREKVGKVTKQQIREIAELKLKDMNTEDIEAAMKSIAGTARSMGIEVEGMEA
- the rpmG gene encoding 50S ribosomal protein L33 encodes the protein MAREIITLVCTECKRKNYTTTKNKRKHPDRLELRKYCRFCRKHTIHREAK
- the secE gene encoding preprotein translocase subunit SecE; its protein translation is MGINEIIKFLKEVKEELKKVTWPSQELVKNATIAVIIFTLIVSIYLWIWDIVFSRVIDFLFR
- a CDS encoding EF-Tu C-terminal domain-related protein, with the protein product VPVAIEEQMRFAIREGGRTVGAGVVTEIIE